The following proteins come from a genomic window of Candidatus Deferrimicrobiaceae bacterium:
- a CDS encoding TatD family hydrolase, whose translation MFFDTHAHLDLPPLCDAEDDVVRRAREAGVAHIVTIGIHPRSDEKATEIAHRHGGVYAAVGLHPHDASECSEELLSRLDLLSRCDKVVAVGETGLDFFRDRSPRDAQRAAFREQIRLARKRNLPVVVHDRDAHEEVLSLLAEEGASEVGGIIHCFSGDLAMARRAIGMNFLISLPGAITYKGSETQAEAVRRLPLEKLLIETDSPFLAPVPHRGKTNEPSYVPLVAKRIAEIKGLSVEDVARVTTMSAKRIFRIPADEEVRIAYRIRNSLYLNITNRCTNVCTFCAKRGDFHVKGHYLKLPGEPGVGEAIAEVGDPAVYDEVVFCGFGEPLLRLPEVKEIAAALKAKGATIRVNTDGLANLVHGRNVLPELAGLVDALSVSLNAPDAATYARICPNRYGEASFAALLDFLREAPRHIPSVTATAVALPALDHGAVRRLAESIEGVIFRLRAFDEVG comes from the coding sequence GCGACGCGGAGGATGACGTCGTCCGCCGGGCCCGCGAGGCGGGGGTGGCCCACATCGTCACGATCGGGATCCACCCGAGGAGCGACGAGAAGGCGACCGAGATCGCCCACCGTCACGGAGGGGTCTACGCGGCCGTGGGGCTCCACCCGCACGACGCCTCCGAATGCTCGGAGGAACTCCTTTCGCGTCTCGACCTCCTCTCGCGGTGCGACAAGGTGGTCGCGGTCGGCGAGACGGGGCTCGACTTCTTCCGGGACCGGTCCCCGAGGGACGCGCAGCGCGCCGCGTTCCGGGAGCAGATCCGCCTCGCCCGGAAGCGAAATCTCCCCGTGGTCGTCCACGACCGGGACGCCCACGAGGAGGTGCTTTCCCTCCTCGCGGAGGAGGGGGCCTCCGAAGTGGGGGGGATCATCCACTGCTTCTCCGGGGACCTGGCGATGGCGCGCCGGGCGATCGGGATGAACTTCCTCATTTCTTTGCCGGGGGCGATCACCTACAAGGGGTCCGAGACCCAGGCGGAGGCGGTCCGCCGCCTCCCGCTCGAGAAGCTGCTGATCGAGACCGACAGCCCGTTCCTGGCCCCGGTCCCGCACCGGGGGAAGACGAACGAGCCCTCGTACGTCCCCCTCGTGGCGAAACGGATCGCCGAGATCAAAGGGCTGTCCGTCGAGGACGTGGCCCGGGTCACCACGATGAGCGCGAAGCGGATCTTCCGGATCCCCGCCGACGAGGAGGTCCGCATCGCGTACCGGATCCGGAACTCCCTGTACCTGAACATCACCAACCGGTGCACCAACGTATGCACGTTCTGCGCGAAGCGGGGCGACTTTCACGTGAAGGGACACTACCTGAAGCTTCCCGGGGAACCCGGCGTGGGCGAGGCGATCGCGGAGGTCGGCGACCCCGCCGTGTACGACGAGGTCGTCTTCTGCGGGTTCGGGGAACCGCTCCTCCGGCTCCCGGAGGTCAAGGAGATCGCCGCTGCGCTCAAGGCGAAGGGCGCCACGATCCGGGTCAACACCGACGGGCTGGCGAACCTCGTCCACGGGCGCAACGTCCTGCCGGAGCTCGCCGGCCTGGTCGACGCCCTCTCCGTTTCCCTCAACGCCCCCGACGCCGCGACTTACGCCCGGATCTGCCCGAACCGGTACGGAGAGGCCTCCTTCGCCGCCCTCCTCGACTTTCTCCGGGAGGCGCCCAGGCACATCCCCTCGGTCACGGCGACCGCCGTGGCCCTCCCCGCCCTCGACCACGGGGCGGTGCGCCGGCTGGCGGAATCGATCGAAGGCGTCATCTTCCGCCTCCGGGCCTTCGACGAGGTGGGCTGA
- a CDS encoding HD domain-containing protein, with the protein MPKTKFVKDIQEGEQVRDLFLVSNKAVLSSNSGKPYINLSLRDRTGQVECRVWDRAEEIAKRFDRDDIVEATGSAIQYQGRIQLKVQDVRRVEGEADLSDFLPVTRKGIDLLWQELQGLVGGIADPDLSRLLRQVFPDPPSTETARRFRQAPGGKSMHHDYIGGLLEHTVSVAAICRFLSGHYEGVDADMLIAGALLHDIGKVGELSYEGAFDYTDEGRLLGHLYMGAEWVAAECARIEGFPADKTMLLKHMVLSHHGELEYGSPKRPKTLEAILLHFVENMDSKANAFLEAVGDLREGASWTDYQRMFERTLFAGKREKK; encoded by the coding sequence ATGCCCAAGACGAAATTCGTGAAGGACATCCAGGAAGGGGAGCAGGTGAGGGACCTTTTCCTGGTGAGCAACAAGGCGGTTCTTTCCAGCAACTCCGGGAAGCCGTATATCAACCTCTCCCTGCGCGACCGGACCGGCCAGGTGGAGTGCCGCGTCTGGGACCGGGCCGAGGAGATCGCGAAGCGGTTCGACCGGGACGACATCGTCGAGGCGACGGGGAGCGCCATCCAGTACCAGGGGCGGATCCAGCTCAAGGTGCAGGATGTCCGGAGGGTGGAAGGGGAGGCGGACCTCTCCGATTTTCTCCCCGTGACCCGGAAGGGGATCGACCTTCTCTGGCAAGAACTGCAGGGGCTGGTGGGGGGGATCGCGGATCCGGACCTCTCCCGGCTGCTCCGGCAGGTCTTCCCGGACCCCCCGTCGACGGAGACGGCTCGACGGTTTAGGCAGGCCCCGGGGGGGAAGAGCATGCACCACGACTACATCGGGGGGCTGCTGGAGCACACGGTCTCGGTCGCCGCGATCTGCCGTTTCCTGTCCGGGCATTACGAAGGGGTGGACGCCGACATGCTGATTGCCGGCGCCCTCCTCCACGACATCGGGAAAGTAGGGGAGCTCTCCTACGAGGGGGCGTTCGACTACACGGACGAGGGGCGCCTGCTCGGGCACCTGTACATGGGCGCCGAGTGGGTGGCCGCGGAGTGCGCGCGGATCGAGGGGTTCCCCGCCGACAAGACGATGCTCCTGAAGCACATGGTCCTCTCCCACCACGGGGAGCTCGAGTACGGTTCCCCGAAGCGGCCCAAGACCCTCGAGGCGATCCTATTGCACTTCGTCGAAAACATGGACTCGAAGGCCAACGCCTTCCTCGAGGCGGTCGGGGACCTGCGGGAGGGGGCGAGCTGGACCGACTACCAGCGGATGTTCGAGAGAACCCTGTTCGCGGGGAAGAGGGAAAAGAAGTAA
- a CDS encoding FtsX-like permease family protein: VQAVDRESIDAAEREVVSLLRQRHRIGSGQEEDFSVRNLSEMLEVAEASTRVMSLLLGAIASVSLLVGGIGIMNIMLVSVTERTREIGIRLAVGAKERDILVQFLIEAVFLSVAGGAIGILLGIGGSLLISRFAGWSTLISPGAVLVAFSFSAAVGIFFGFYPARKASRLDPIEALRHE, translated from the coding sequence GTCCAGGCCGTCGACCGGGAGAGCATCGACGCGGCGGAGAGGGAAGTGGTGTCCCTTCTCCGGCAGCGGCACCGGATCGGCAGCGGCCAGGAGGAGGACTTCTCCGTGCGCAATCTCTCGGAGATGCTCGAGGTCGCGGAAGCCTCGACGCGGGTCATGAGCCTGCTGCTGGGGGCGATCGCCTCGGTTTCGCTCCTCGTGGGCGGGATCGGGATCATGAACATCATGCTGGTCTCGGTCACGGAGCGGACGCGCGAGATCGGGATCCGGCTCGCCGTGGGGGCGAAGGAGCGGGACATCCTGGTCCAGTTCCTGATCGAGGCGGTGTTCCTCTCGGTGGCGGGCGGGGCGATCGGGATCCTTCTGGGGATCGGGGGGTCGCTCCTCATCTCGCGGTTCGCCGGCTGGTCCACGCTCATCTCGCCCGGGGCCGTCCTCGTCGCGTTCAGCTTCTCCGCCGCGGTCGGGATCTTCTTCGGGTTCTACCCGGCCCGCAAGGCGTCGCGGCTCGACCCCATCGAGGCCCTGCGGCACGAGTAG
- a CDS encoding D-glycerate dehydrogenase → MSDRPKVVITRKLPGVSLSRIGEKAEAVLSDRDGPMRRKELLGKVRGASGILSTLADRIDAALMDAAGKTLRVVSNFAVGVNNIDVAEATRRRIRVCNTPDVLTEATADLGFGLLMAAARRFSESERFLREGKFSGWDPWGFLGVPVFGRTLGIVGMGKVGSAIAGRARGFEMRVLYHNRNRLPKARENALQVRYAGLDELLSASDFVVLCVPLTPETRGMIGRDRLRRMKREAVLVNVSRGEVVDEKALAEALRERRIFAAGLDVYEKEPKIHPGLLRAPSAVLLPHLGSATTETRERMGGLATENLLAVLSGGDPPCPVN, encoded by the coding sequence ATGAGCGACAGACCGAAAGTGGTGATCACGCGGAAGTTGCCCGGGGTTTCCCTGTCGAGGATCGGGGAGAAGGCGGAGGCGGTGCTGTCGGACCGCGACGGGCCGATGCGCCGCAAGGAACTGCTCGGGAAGGTCCGCGGCGCCTCCGGCATCCTCTCCACGCTGGCGGACCGCATCGACGCCGCCCTCATGGACGCCGCGGGGAAGACGCTGCGGGTCGTGTCCAACTTCGCCGTGGGGGTCAACAACATCGACGTGGCGGAGGCGACGCGCAGGAGGATCCGCGTCTGCAACACCCCCGACGTCCTCACCGAGGCGACCGCGGACCTCGGGTTCGGGCTCCTGATGGCGGCCGCGCGCAGGTTCTCCGAATCGGAGCGGTTTCTTCGGGAGGGGAAGTTCTCGGGGTGGGACCCGTGGGGGTTTCTGGGGGTTCCCGTGTTCGGGAGGACGCTGGGGATCGTCGGGATGGGCAAGGTCGGCAGCGCCATCGCCGGGCGCGCGAGGGGGTTCGAGATGCGGGTCCTCTATCACAACCGTAACCGGCTCCCGAAGGCGCGGGAGAACGCCCTCCAAGTCCGGTACGCGGGGCTTGACGAACTGCTATCGGCGAGCGATTTCGTCGTGCTCTGCGTCCCGCTCACGCCGGAGACGCGGGGGATGATCGGCCGGGATCGCCTGCGGAGGATGAAGAGGGAGGCGGTCCTGGTGAACGTCTCACGCGGGGAGGTGGTCGACGAGAAGGCGCTTGCCGAGGCGCTCCGCGAGCGGCGTATCTTCGCGGCGGGTCTGGACGTCTACGAGAAGGAGCCGAAGATCCACCCCGGGCTGCTACGCGCCCCCTCCGCGGTGCTCCTTCCCCACCTGGGAAGCGCCACGACGGAGACCCGGGAGCGGATGGGGGGGTTGGCCACCGAAAATCTGCTGGCCGTCCTCTCGGGGGGCGACCCCCCGTGTCCCGTCAATTGA
- a CDS encoding LEA type 2 family protein encodes MRTPKRIYLLLLLPLAISPLSCRGMVKEMFKTPKVRLIDVTLMSNPLTDPGKPWNLSLILEVDNPNDYPLNVSYVAYTAIIGRETVAGGEHRDDIRIGASGLTVVKVPFSLRPELIVTAARDALLGRSVTYEFNGSVGFHTPMVGVVRIPFSKTGGFDPAEILRRKGFGFN; translated from the coding sequence ATGCGCACGCCCAAGCGGATCTACCTCCTTCTCCTCCTGCCCCTCGCGATCTCCCCGCTCTCCTGCAGAGGCATGGTCAAGGAAATGTTCAAAACACCGAAGGTCCGTCTGATCGACGTGACGCTCATGTCGAACCCGCTCACCGACCCCGGGAAGCCGTGGAATCTCTCCCTGATCCTCGAGGTGGACAATCCGAACGACTATCCCCTGAACGTCTCCTACGTCGCCTATACCGCGATCATCGGCCGGGAAACGGTCGCGGGAGGGGAGCACCGCGACGACATCCGTATCGGGGCGTCGGGACTGACCGTGGTGAAGGTGCCGTTCTCCCTCCGTCCCGAATTGATCGTAACCGCCGCCCGGGACGCTCTCCTGGGCCGGTCCGTCACCTACGAGTTCAACGGATCCGTCGGCTTCCACACCCCGATGGTCGGCGTCGTCCGGATCCCCTTTTCCAAGACGGGGGGGTTCGACCCGGCCGAGATCCTGAGACGGAAGGGGTTCGGCTTCAATTGA